The Phaeodactylum tricornutum CCAP 1055/1 chromosome 8, whole genome shotgun sequence DNA segment GCTCGAGTTTGACTGGGATGCCCGAATGGTCTCAATTCGCAGTATAGGGGAAGACCCCGCTTCTCCTCCGCTTCTGATGGCCCGAACGTCTATGGATCGACTCTCCGGACGGGATGGCCTCATGCCCGGTGGTACCCTAACGGACTCAGATTTTGCCGTAGCGCACGAGGCTATAGTACCAGGTACCGCCGAGTGGGTCTGTGTGAATCATAGAGGTGCCGAAAACTACGTAACGCACATGTTTGGCCATGTGGTTTCAGCTATGATTTTGTTGGCTGTGGTGCCTTTCCCCTTGCTCCTTCCGGCGTTGCTGGCCTGCTATCTTGTACGCTGCCGTCGGAAAGCCAAAACGGTTCCGTCCACCAAATTATTGATGTAAAAagtttttgtttttgtcccTTTATAAAAATCATCGTTGGGACAAACGTTCTTCCCAATTATGAACCGGCTTGTAGTTTACAGTCGTAACATAGGTAGCGACGACGCGCCAGGTCCGTACCATGAAATCTAGAAGGCGCATTACGTATTCTTAACGTTAAAAAATGCTATTGACCGTAAGAACCTTGCCAGAATCTAAGACACGGCAGCAGCCTTGGCGTAGGTTACTTCGGGATTGGCTCCGTCGATAGTCTTGGTCGACTGGGCGGGCGTCGGAGCACTCACAGGCTCACCGTCTTCCTTGACGAGTCCCAAGGGCTTGAGGACCGTCAAAAACAACGGTTTGAAAATCTCTTCCGTTTTACCGACCGCCCCCATGACGGTCTGAACCACGGCCTTGATGGCAGGATTCAAAACGTTATCGTCCAAGCCGTGCAAGTTGTGCCTAAACGGAGGGGAATCGAGAGAATAGAAAAAACCTTAGTATCATACGGTGTCGGCGTCAATATCAACAAAACTTTGGTAGCGCGCACGAATCCAGCATCGCTCTTATCCGGTGCTACGGTCTTTACTTACGTCATGCAGCCATCCACTTCATCCATGGACGATCCGGCCATGCCCACTACTTTTCCGGCAACGCCCTCAGCAATACCCAGGAAAGGTTTGAAAACGATAATGCCTTTACCCCAAGCCCAAACGCCCTTGGCACCCTGATACACCTTATCGGCGGCATCGACATGCATGTCTTCACTAGTACTACTCATGTTGCTGTCTTGAAAGCGTTCTTCGACAGAAAGTGTGTCTTCTTCTGCAATTGTTTCTCGCGAATAGGCGAGAGCGTCTTTACCAAACGGAGAGTCTAAAGAAAAGGCAGATTGAGTATCGAGATGTTCAGCCGACGCGGACACAAAATCATCAGTCGCAATCGATGTCCCGGCAATGGAAAGAGGTCGATGTCGTTGATGGATCTGTTGCGCCAAGGCGGCTGCGGATATTGTCTGTGTGGGCAAGTCATTGAAAAATAATGCTTCGGCGGGCCGTGGAGGAGTCACCGGAGGATGAGCATCGTACAAGTCCTCCTCCAGACTTCGCAACGGACTCAACGGTGGATGAAGTGTTTCCGGAGAATACCCCATACTGTTCAGCTCCTCGTCGCACCCATCGCTGATATCGACCTCCGAGCCCAACAGACTCATCCTTTTCTCATACAAATATTCTTTCGCACTCTCTGCGAAGGACTGTAGCGAAAAAGAGATCAATAGAGAGTtccgtgtgtgtgtgagaaaAAACGAACTGCAGCAAGCGAACAGATTCTGTGCCGAGTCGGAGCATCTTTGCCCACGGTGACGAGCACATTTCGAGCCAAAGCGTGCCGTGACCCACCGCAATCGTGATGATGTCGCAATTTCGGACCAATCAAAACCCATGATGAGTACCGGAAACACAACTACTTATAATGTCGTGTACGAGAAAATGATCAAATCGCTTCCCCTTGACTTTGAAGGCGAGCGATTTCCTGAACATGTGAACCATGGCCGACAGCGATCCGATGCAGTTTACTGGAACCCTGCTTGAATGACAGGAATAGGCTGAACGATACGAAGCCACATGAATTGACAATAAACCCCTTTTGTGACTTCGATCGCACCCTGGGTCCGAATCGGCCGTCGGTTCGGCAACGCAATTCGCCGACAAAGGCTTACGAAGCCAAATAAGAGAAAGGTAGCGACTGGAAGGACACGATCTCTTCTCACCACTACACATACACAACCAAAATACTTCTCCATCCATCATCGTCTTGGGCGTACCTTACCGTTCTTGTTTGTTGTGTTGTGAtggtcgattccaaaattACCCCAACTGCGAGGACTTCGGAACATATTGTGTACGTGAGACAGGGTTGACTGCGCACAACGAACGAACGTACTTTGCTTGGATGAGAACAGGAAAAGGAGTAGCAGGCGACAAAACTGATCCAACGAATTTGATCCAGCGCATCTTGGATCAGTCGTGCGACTTCCCCATCCCCCCTTCGAAATCGCTCTCTGACGATCTCCCTCTTTACCATTGCATATATAAATTGTCGTAGAGGACAAAATTTCCAATGCGAAAGAGCCAGCCGGTTGTGTGCTGCCTACCATACAGTCCAAATTGTGGGCGAAACAGGAAACTATAACATGCGTTTTTCCACATTTGCCTCCTTGTGACTGTGTCAGCGAAAATCTACCTGTCAACTGTTTCTTAAAGTTATTTCATTGTGCCGAGGTCTATAGCCACCTACCTCACTGCAGCACAAGAAACAGCCCTCTAGATTTCCGCAATTCGTTCTGTATTGCACTCTCAATCGGACAGATCCTCCAGGAATCGTCCTTCATGAATAAGCCTTTGCAAGTACGTTGTGGCCTCCTCTTCACTCATCTTGCCGTGTGTCTGTAAAATCTGGTGCACTTCATTCTCAATCGCCACTCCAAAGGTTCGGGCTCCTCCGCACAAGTATGTGTATCCGCCATTTTGCAAGTGTGCCAGTATGGCTGCGCCGTTCCGTCGGACGGCGTCCGAAACATTGCCGCGCGACGCTTCCTGCTGATCAACTGTAAGACTAGACGCCGTGCCGTCGCCTCCCAGTGGATTGTTGTACATGACCTGGGCGTGTGTGAGGGCGCCACATTCCAAAGCAGTAGCTATCATGTCACCGTAAACAGCGTCGTTGGGATCACGAAAGCCCAAAAACAGCCAACCCGGTCCGTAGTTGCTGTTGGGTGCGCGTTGGATTCGCTCTTCCAAGAACGCGCGAATGGGGGCTACTCCGCAACCACCAGCAATCATGCACACGGATACTTGGGGGTCCACCGGTAGACGGAAAGAAGGATTGGCGTGGACGGCCGCAATTACCGTACTTCCCGTTGTCAAGCCCGATAAGTACGAAGTGGCGACTCCCTCCCGCAGCGCCCCACGGCTTGTGACGTACCGGACCGGGCGATAGGTGAGATAAATTTGAcgattgtgtgtgtgttcCGAGCTGGCAATAGAGTAGTAACGTGCCTTCATGGGTGGTAGCTGGTACAGCAGAtcttccaaagcaatttTCTTTGGCTGGCCAGCTCGACTGTTTTGCAATAGCAGATCCAGAACAGTCCGACCGTGGCGAACAATATCGCCCTTATAATCCATAGAACCATCCTCTCCGTCGAGCAGAAATCGTGCAAAACTGGGGGAAGGAGTTGCGTTCAAATCTACTGCGTGACTTAGCGTTTCGTACAGTGAAATATCGATGGGGTGGGGATAGGGCTTGCTGTTGGTAGAGGTGGAGGAAACATTCCCAAGAATGGCAGCGTGCGGATCGACGTCGTCCAACACAAAATCCAAATAGGACTCAACAAGATAGTCTTTGTTGCGAGGATAGACGGTAAAGTGGTCACCGGCTTGATATTGgacggattcgtcgtcgccCGCTGGCAAAGATACACACAATTCTCGGAGTCCATTGGACGACGCCACGGGATTGAGCGCTATGTTGTGCACCACAGGAAAGGCTCGGGTCCGTTCGTGGTAAAACGTGGGTGCCACGTCTAACAGATCGCGTCGTACCGCGTGTCCATTGGAGCCCGAGGATGCGGGTGGCCCCATTAAAACTCGTGGGTATTTGATAGGCGCCCGCCGGTATCCCGATTTTGCCCCAGGGCATTGCATGGATTCCGTCGGTACGGTGATGTCGGAATTCGCCGTCGGCTCAGGTGTGGGAGCTTCGGCCGCGTGTGGAGCATCCTCGGTATTTGTTGTGGCGCTGTTGTCGTCTTGAAGGGTGGACGATTCCCCGTTCAATGTACTGCGTGACACAATTTGCTCCACAATAGCTTCCTGCCACTGATCAAAATCGTCTTCCAAACAATCGCCGTCGTCACCCAAGGCGAGAGGCATCAGCGGTGTCATGACTTTGAGTTCGTTCAATTTTGCATCCATGGCTTTGCTCGTCACATTGTAGTGGCTGGGGTGCGCTTTGGAATTCCCCAGTCCAAACAAGGCGTAGTAGCGGTTATTGCTATTGGTGTCAGTGGGAAAAGAATCGTTGGACTGAGACATGAGCCAGTCGTAGAAAACTTTGCCGTTGGATGGCGGTTCTCCGACTCCACTGGTGCTGGTCAGGAAAAGATAGTACGAATCGGATGAGGATGACAAGGAGGAGGTAACCAAGTTCTCGGGCGTATCGTCCGCAAGCGATTGAACGGTGACATTGGGCACATTCTTTTCGTCGAGAGCGTCCGATAGCATATTGGCAAATAACTGAGCCGTCCCCCCCTGCGAGGCGAACAGTATGCGGATCGAAGGTAGTGACCGTAGCGGTACAGTAGTTGAAGCATACCAACAAATGGGAGAAAACTCATTCACAGCAAAGGTAGGTCGCAGAAAGCTGCTTCTTCTTGCGTTGAAGTGGCCGATCACGGTCGCGGTCGAGCGCATTCTCGTCAAGATACCGCGACGACCTGCAGAGCCGATGAATGAAGGATCCAATCGTTGGGCACGGTAACGCTGCCTAGCGAGTACATGGACCGATGGAAACGTTGTCGACAGGGCTGTTACTGAACGAGAGTAGCGAAGTATCATTTTCCGAAGAAATCCAGGATTGGCAAAAGAATGAGAAAGTCAAGTCGACAACAGTGACAAACGGACCAAATCCTCGAATACGCCGGGACACTTTTGTGGCCGTGAGGAGGCTAAAGGTTGCGTTGCGGATTGGGAGCGCCGGAAAGTGTGGATTGGCTTGTTCTCCTGTGATGTACGGAATGTTACTCTGGGCTAACACCTCTGATCGATTCGACAGGTTCCAGAGCGAGTCGACTCCTGTTGGATCGATTCCGACGGAAGGATTAGGCATTCGCTGGGCTCTCTAGAGGCTGTGTGTACGAACGCGAACCTCAAACGGTCATAAATCTGGAACTTCCGGCACCAAAGGGTGTTTTCAACTAGTAATTCTCATTCGCAACCTACGCCAAATCGTTAAGTATATCAAGTCAGATTCATATGTATAACACAGCGAAAGTGAAAGAAATTAGTATTTTGGTATTGCTGTGACAGAGTTTGATAAACTGTGATGCTTGTTTTCCGTCTCCTGACACTTTCACGACTTTTCTCGAATTGGCTCTAGCGGAAATCTTCCAAAATGCGAACCTCACTCGCACACACCTTCGCTACGGTGAACCTGTACCAGCCttgaaaagcaaaaaagcGAACTCACATCAGAAATACGGGTCGTGTCATCGTACTAATGCTGCGCtgccattgactgtgagttgaaCAACAGTAGTGGCTGGACAAAAGGATTCTCTGTAAGGAGAAACTCAGTTGCTTTCACTAACAACGAAAATCGTTTGAAGAGTGGTCATATCTTTTTTGGCAGAGGCATCTACAACGCATGCACAGATTGACTCTTGTCTCATCCACCACTTCTTTCCATCATCATGTTTCCTTCACGTCTCGCAGTTCGGGCCTTCACTCGCAGCGCGGCTTCGGCCTCGAGCAGGCGCCTCGCCCGTCCTCTTCAACAAGCGGCTCGCCGACTGCCGGCCGCCATCGCGGCATCGTACGCGCAGGAATTCTCCACAAACCCGTCAAAAGTCATTCTCGATGACATGTTCTGTCGTCAGTGTGAACAAACGGCGGACCATTATGCCTGCACGACGCAAGGAATCTGCGGCAAGACGTCCGAGACCGCCGCATGTCAAGATGCCCTCATCGAATCCATCAAAAGTGTCTCGGCCTGGTGCGTCCAGGCTCGCAAGGAAGGCAGCGTCAGTGAGCAGGATCTGGAAGCAGCCAACATTTGGACCCTGCAAGCGACGTTTTCGACACTCACCAACGTGAACTTTTCCGATGACCGCATTGCCGACTACATTCATCAAGGACAAGCGATCCGCGCGGAATTACAAAAGAAAGTGCTCGCGGCTCCAACCGAGTTCATCGGTCAACTCAATTTAGCAGGCAAATCCACGGCCGAGCTGGAGGATTTTGGCCATACGGTCAGTATTCCTAAACGTGCCGCTGCAATGGGTAACGAAGATGCTTTTTCGCTTAACGAGATTGCCACCTACGGTCTTAAGGGACTCTGTGCCTACGCCGCACATTGTCAAGCTTTGGGCAAGATGGATCCGGAAGTCAACGCTGCGGTTCACGAGATTTTCACCAAACTTGCCAGTGCGGAACCCGACGTGGACGGACTGCTAGCGACGGTGCTGCGTGTTGGACAAGTGAACGGCACCGTGCTAGCCATGCTCGACAGCGCCCACGCTGATTTACTGGGTGTCCCTGAACCAACACCCTGCCGGATGACGGCCGTCGAAGGCAAGGCTATTTTGGTTTCTGGTCACGACATGGTAGATCTATACGAATTATTGAAGCAAACCGAAGGGACTGGTGTGAACGTGTACACGCATGGGGAGATGTTACCTGCTCATGGCTATCCCAAGCTCAAAGCTTTCGATCATCTGAAAGGCAACTACGGCACAGCTTGGCAGAACCAAAAATTCGAATTCGCTTCTTTTCCTGGACCCATCATTGTCACAACCAATTGCATCGTGGAACCCCGCCGTATGTACAAGGACCGTTTGTACAGCATGAACGAAGTTGGCGTCGATGGTGTCCAGCACATTCCCAATCGCGATTTTACGGGAGTAATCGAGCAGGCACAACAAATGAAAGGTTTCGTAAGGACCATCGACCCGCCGACTTTCCATACGGTTGGATTCAACCACCGTGTAGTACTGCCTTTGGCCGAACAAATCATTGACGCCGCCAAGTCGGGGACATTGTCACGTATTTTCCTGATCGGTGGTTGCGATGGCTCTCAGTGGGATCGCTCCTACTTTACTGATCTGGCCGAAGAAACGCCAGACGACTCACTCATTCTAACACTCGGCTGTGCCAAGAA contains these protein-coding regions:
- a CDS encoding nadph-cytochrome P450 reductase; amino-acid sequence: MILRYSRSVTALSTTFPSVHVLARQRYRAQRLDPSFIGSAGRRGILTRMRSTATVIGHFNARRSSFLRPTFAVNEFSPICWYASTTVPLRSLPSIRILFASQGGTAQLFANMLSDALDEKNVPNVTVQSLADDTPENLVTSSLSSSSDSYYLFLTSTSGVGEPPSNGKVFYDWLMSQSNDSFPTDTNSNNRYYALFGLGNSKAHPSHYNVTSKAMDAKLNELKVMTPLMPLALGDDGDCLEDDFDQWQEAIVEQIVSRSTLNGESSTLQDDNSATTNTEDAPHAAEAPTPEPTANSDITVPTESMQCPGAKSGYRRAPIKYPRVLMGPPASSGSNGHAVRRDLLDVAPTFYHERTRAFPVVHNIALNPVASSNGLRELCVSLPAGDDESVQYQAGDHFTVYPRNKDYLVESYLDFVLDDVDPHAAILGNVSSTSTNSKPYPHPIDISLYETLSHAVDLNATPSPSFARFLLDGEDGSMDYKGDIVRHGRTVLDLLLQNSRAGQPKKIALEDLLYQLPPMKARYYSIASSEHTHNRQIYLTYRPVRYVTSRGALREGVATSYLSGLTTGSTVIAAVHANPSFRLPVDPQVSVCMIAGGCGVAPIRAFLEERIQRAPNSNYGPGWLFLGFRDPNDAVYGDMIATALECGALTHAQVMYNNPLGGDGTASSLTVDQQEASRGNVSDAVRRNGAAILAHLQNGGYTYLCGGARTFGVAIENEVHQILQTHGKMSEEEATTYLQRLIHEGRFLEDLSD
- a CDS encoding predicted protein — its product is MFCRQCEQTADHYACTTQGICGKTSETAACQDALIESIKSVSAWCVQARKEGSVSEQDLEAANIWTLQATFSTLTNVNFSDDRIADYIHQGQAIRAELQKKVLAAPTEFIGQLNLAGKSTAELEDFGHTVSIPKRAAAMGNEDAFSLNEIATYGLKGLCAYAAHCQALGKMDPEVNAAVHEIFTKLASAEPDVDGLLATVLRVGQVNGTVLAMLDSAHADLLGVPEPTPCRMTAVEGKAILVSGHDMVDLYELLKQTEGTGVNVYTHGEMLPAHGYPKLKAFDHLKGNYGTAWQNQKFEFASFPGPIIVTTNCIVEPRRMYKDRLYSMNEVGVDGVQHIPNRDFTGVIEQAQQMKGFVRTIDPPTFHTVGFNHRVVLPLAEQIIDAAKSGTLSRIFLIGGCDGSQWDRSYFTDLAEETPDDSLILTLGCAKNRIIHQEKLMDAKLANGLPRVIDMGQCNDSYSAVVVATELAKALDCSVNDLPLSLCLSHLEQKAAAVLLTLLSMGVKNIRLGPSLPAYVTPNVLSILQSEYNLMGTGDAKKDLAAMMEGN